The following is a genomic window from uncultured Draconibacterium sp..
ATCGGCAGCATCAACATCGTTGTCGCAAAATACGGCGTTTGGCGCCAACGAAGCCAGTGCCGCCGCTATGCTCGTTTTTCCGGCTCCTCCTTTTCCGCTGAGTATGGTAATTTCTTTCATTTTAGTTGATTATTGTTGCCAATTTTCGAACGATAGATTGATAGGCTTTTTCTACCTCTTCAGGAATATTTTCAAACAAATTTCCCTGCGAATAATTTCCGGCATAAGCTTTTGAAAACGGTATCTTACCCAGCAACGTGATGTCGCTTTCTTCCAAAAAACGATAAATAGCGTCGTTCCCCAAACCGGCTTTGTTAACAATTACGCCAAATGGTTTATGTATTTCGTTGAGTAACTCAACGGTTATTTTTAAATCGTGCAGGCCAAACGGAGTTGGTTCGGTAACCAGAATGACGTAGTTGGCTGTTGCAACGGTTTCAACAACAGGACAACTTGTTCCGGGAGGTGCATCAAGCAAGGTAATTTGTTGGTTTGAATCAGCATGCTTTTTTACTTTTTTGATGAGAGCTGTTTGCATGGCAGAACCAATTTCGAGACGTCCTTCTGAAATTCCGGCACCAAAGGTTGTCTGGTAATCGGAAATGCTGCCTAAAGGATTTTGAATCTGTTTAAGCGCATCAAACGAACAAGCCTCGAAACAAGCACCGCACGAATGGCATAGCTCGTAATTTACTTCTGCAAATTCCAGTTTCTTAACGATGCTAATTGCATTGAATTCGCACCATTCAACACATTTTTTGCAGTAGGTACATTTTTCTTTATCAATTTCAGGAACGACGGTAAATACCTCTTTTTCTGTTTCTTTTTTCGCTTGAGAGAAGAAAAGTATGTCGTTAGGCTCTTCAACATCACAATCGATTAGTTGTACCTGATTGTTATATTTTTCAGATAAGAAATAGTACAGGTTAACAGAAACGGTTGTTTTGCCCGTACCACCTTTTCCACTTGCTATGGCAATTTGCATGACACATGATTTTAAAAAATTCCCCGGAGTGTTGCTCCGGGGAATACCGATTTAGTAGCTAACTCTGAGTGACTAAGAAAAACGACTCAGAAATGCGCTCTATTTTGGCGCAATTGTATTTTACGACGGTTGTGTTTAACTACTTTTATTTAATGATCGCAGTAATTGGCTGTAAATTCTATTGTTTCGTTGAGATAACCTTGTAC
Proteins encoded in this region:
- a CDS encoding ATP-binding protein, whose amino-acid sequence is MQIAIASGKGGTGKTTVSVNLYYFLSEKYNNQVQLIDCDVEEPNDILFFSQAKKETEKEVFTVVPEIDKEKCTYCKKCVEWCEFNAISIVKKLEFAEVNYELCHSCGACFEACSFDALKQIQNPLGSISDYQTTFGAGISEGRLEIGSAMQTALIKKVKKHADSNQQITLLDAPPGTSCPVVETVATANYVILVTEPTPFGLHDLKITVELLNEIHKPFGVIVNKAGLGNDAIYRFLEESDITLLGKIPFSKAYAGNYSQGNLFENIPEEVEKAYQSIVRKLATIIN